The nucleotide window AAACGCTCACTCAACTCCTTAACAGCCTCAATCAAAGGAGCCACGAGGTTTCCGTATTGTATTGATTTGTGGCTGTTTTTTGGGGTGTTTACTATTTCAGGAAATACTTTTTCTACGTCTTGTGCTATTAGTCCTATTGATTCTTCGTTGTTTTGTTTCCATTTGAATTTTATTCCTTCAATT belongs to Candidatus Woesearchaeota archaeon and includes:
- a CDS encoding tail fiber domain-containing protein, with the translated sequence IEGIKFKWKQNNEESIGLIAQDVEKVFPEIVNTPKNSHKSIQYGNLVAPLIEAVKELSERLEKLEGKFES